gtttcaatggtgcgacgacattgcaaatgttagaagaatGTTTCGGTATAATACTCTGAAGGAAACAGTCttttatcagtggcacgaacgtttcagaagttgCCGTGAGAATACCAAACGAAACGAATATCATTCAGTAACcaccaaattcacctgatttggctccctgcgactttttcctattcggtaGACTCAAGAAACCATTCCGTGGAACgtgtttcagcacccgagatgagataAAGGAAAAaacgcagatggctctgatggccatacccaaaactgaatataaaaaatgtttcgaggattggatcaagtgCTGGCACAAGTTTGTTGCAGTCGATCGCGAGTACTTTGAGaggggacaatatcgattttgatgaatattcttgtttttttttattttctgaataaattccggaaactttttgatcaagataGTGCGCGACATATGTTGGTAAAAGGTtcgttatacccataattaTTTCTAGCAAAAAGAATCTGAAGAAATAAATAGTTGCAAAGGTTACGGCGAAAAATATCCAATTGTTAATGCTGTAAGAGCTCGGAGCAATCGATTCGTGATTGAAGTGTTGTCATTATATCATAGTTGCACTTTTCGGTTGTAGTATCCGGCTGTAGTAGACTGCCTTCTGACCGCATCTGCAAATTCCCTGCTAGATCATATATTTGTGTATGAATTTATCAGCAAATACAAATTTGTATATTGAAGGGACATCTCATCGGGTTTTTCCtttataaaattttgatttgcagttatttgaagatttgtgccttgccgtagcttctcatcaatttcctgatgggaagggaaggataaaagaaacatggaagaaaaatgtgaagtgGGTGAAAtgagaaaacagcacaaaacaaaaacaaataaatccacgaaaggatgctgaacgatctgcaggtgccaaaattcaCATTTCGAGAAACTTCCAACcctcgagaggatttagagattttacaccaGCGACCATTCTGATTTCCTGGAAGAATGCAAAACGATTGGCAATATGTAATACAGAAGTAGTAGAGTCGGCATCCCATAAGGGTTGCCAAAtaatctgctaaaaccttttAGGGTAGAAGCCAAAGGGATTAActtcaggaagaacgatgaactccTCTGACTATGCCTCCTAaatacattgggtgagaaacgatagaatatctttcagattcaaccatgtatggagaaccaaaaaactAATAAAGATACGTAGTTATACTCAGCACACTGATTAGTAACCATGTGATGGTTAAGTTTGCCAAGTCCAGTCAGAGCTTTGATCAGAATTCTGCAATTATACTTGGAAAAATGCAATAGACATTctaacattttcagatttaaatctggtaaaaaatttgttgtcttagcgcaagtttgcaagctgtgcCAGTACGAATCTAGTGCTTTACCTAACTAGTTGACAGTGATAAAGCTGGATCTTTCATTCTTGGTACTAGCTTTAGTCAACTCGCCCGAGATAGTTGATGGACAAATATGCCGAAAAATAGACCTATTTTCTGTCTTTGCCCTTCAATTAGTCAGTCTAACTGTGACACTGAGTTTTGAGCTCCGCAAGGGCAAAGCCCTCAAATGTTCCGTTTACGACTGCCTTTTTTAGGTTCCTGCAGTCATTCAGTCATCGGTACGGAAATACACTTTGACTTACGAGCTCTCGTTTTAGTGCAGTCCCTGTGCAGAATTCTAGTCTTAACACGCGGAAAAACCAGTGCACGTCTAGAAGCAGTTGTCACGCATAATAGGTGGAATTTCGTGGCGTCTGTCCCTTCATTACACAAAAAACTGGTTATGTGAGTTTATtatcaaaaataaagatgattaaATGACCTGATACATATTTTGTAAGTCCTTTCattaaatcaataaaaataatttgtgtTTAAACTAAAAATGTCATACGTTTTCTTCTGATACATAATGTAAGACactaacacagaaaaaaatataaattttacagATGACGTTATCTCGTATCCAGAAActttaacttgtcaaatgataaaaaattccaCTCGTAGTGACTTTATATAGGATTTGAATGAATTTCACAAGCTCCAACTGTAATTTTCATTCGACTAGCAATTGCGACTGTATGAGTTTATATGCACCATACTCTACCAAGCCAATTTCGTTAAATTTCAAGCCAAGTAATTTTCAAATTACACAAGTTTATCTGCTCTCGCAAGTATATTTGCGTAAACTGCGACGctctatttatgtgcatcttataagatgtaacatCGCAAGGTATTTTCGAACTGTGCGTAATTGTTAAATACGGTCATGTCATGTTTGTCGAATGCAGAAGTAAATACTAGTGATCCTAAGATCAGTGATCGAAGCAAAGATTCCTCTCGAAGATCGTTGATCTGGCAACGAGATAAATATAACAAAAACTCTGGCACCGCCTGCATTTGTATTTGCGGGCGAGTGACGTTTTGAATGGTCGAGTTTGTTCGTTGGCAAAGTATCACgctaatagcggcccttacacgagaattatttttgttatttttaatgatgattaagtaagaatattttaaatttgcatagaaaactTGTCAGtactgcaccatacacgttcattTAAATGAtactattttttagtaatgacacattTAATGAtccaaatagcaaaaaaaatttctagtgTATCAATCAGTTTTGTTCGAATTTAGTGATAAAAAAGTTTCGGGTCTTTCTAATATCATATACTTAATATTTGATATTGTTACTCCCCATTGATGGTGAACAACGTGCAACAAGACGATTGTAAACAGGCTGATTGGAACCGCTTTTGGCAGCTAAATTGGTATCATAACGCTGATCTCTGGTTATAGGATCACTAGTAAATACTACCATCTAGACTTGAGTGAAAAACAATTGAAAAGTTAACCGAATGTTTGAAAGACAGAGTAAATTTATTATCGACTTGTTTATTTTTACGGCACCTAATTTAATTCACCAATTCAAGCTGGAATGGTTGCATATATGGTTTGGGTAGAAACAAACATTGTAGGAAATCTATGTCATATATCTACAGATTCACAACGTATTGCTTACTGTTCCTAATCCATGTTACTCCATTTTCAGCTGACATTCAATCACCACATTTCCTATTTCACGTGTTCCCATTTTTCGTTTCGTTGTCTCTGCTAATCTTATTTGAAGTAGTGCTCTAGTGATTCTGCTAAAGAAAAACCTGTACAGTTTGGTACCAGAAGTTCTTATGTTTACTCTACCGAATCGAACGAACGTCATTCCATTCAGTGTGACCACTTGTGTACATACAATTCACGTCGCCTACTGctctgtgtgtttttttttgttaatctgGTTGGCTTCTTTTGTTCGCAATATGGTTTGCCTTACTGTCCAATGGTTGCTTTGATCAACATGCTCTgttttatttgaatgaattaAAAGTATTGAAACCAccatttcatgattttctacaaACCATTTTCTCTTTTCTTGTTCTTTTTGTCTTTATCTTATTTTCCGATCGGCGTGCTTAACTCATCTAAAAACATAATCACATTTGAATAATCTCatttgcacacacacacatacatacaatcTTTCCACGGAAACCACCACCACACAAATCCAAATTTCACAACACAATCACTATCACATTTCCCGTGGACCTGACCTTCCACCATGGACTTGGACCATTTGAAACTGCCGGCAATATGGACATTGTACTACCGCGAACTACCACCGGACCATGACGCATACCGTTCCACGTACACAGACGAATGAAATGGCTGCTCAGCCAGTGTGCCATCGCCATGTACTCTTTCGCCGGCCTCGGTATCATGACACGAGGACGGAAGGCAAGCCGAGCCGAAGCGCCGGTCCTGGTGGTTTCGCCGCATAGTTCCTTCCTGGACGCGGTTATCATCTATCTGACCGGACTGACCAGCCCGTTGGTACGAAATGCGGACGCTAATCTCGGaagtaagtgaacattgtgcgTAGGTCGTAGGCCAAATTGTTGGACTGTAAGAATAGCGTTGTCAAATTCTAACTGTTGTGTCATTTCCACATACTGTAGATTCATACATGCATAAGTTTTATTTGTCACGTTTCGAGTGACGTTTGACGGTAACAAAAATCTGATCACTCGTTATGTGTCTAatagaatcagttttgagcagcGAATCATAATACGTTACGCCTAATACTACCCGCTagaatcaaatgttttttttcgcggAAGTCATCCAGAAAACTAGCATCGTGTAAATTATTTATAGTTGCTAAAATTGCCCGCTCGACCTGTTGCTGTACTGAACGATAGAAATAGTAGAAAGCTACACACACTAACCTGTTTTTGCGTTCTTTCAATTGCACGGAACCAACCTGCCAGAGCTGATCGATTATGCGCAACCCATTTACGTATGTCGTGAGGATCCAAACTCTCGCCAAAACACAATCAAAGAGATAATCGAGCGTGCCAATTCGAAGGAGGATTGGCCGCAGATTTTGATCTTCCCGGAAGGTACCTGCACCAATCGGACTTCTCTGATACAGTTCAAACCGGGCGCGTTCTATCCGGCTGTGCCTATCCAACCGGTACTGGTTAGGTATCCGAACAAAGTGGATACCGTCACATGGACCTGGGAGGGACCGGATGCGTAAGTGACCATTTGCAATTGTAATCTTTTAGTGGCTAAagcaaatattcaaaattttccagATTTCATCTACTGTGGCGAACGCTAACCCAATTCCATACGTTTTGTGAAATCGAATTTCTACCGGTGTACATCCCGAACGAGGAGGAAAAGCGGGATCCAAAACTGTACGCTCGGAACGTGCGAAATTTGATGGCCCGTGAGTTGGGCATACCGATCTCCGATTACACTTTCGATGACTGTAAACTGATGACGTTCGTGAAAAATGTCAACATGCCATACGCTGCATTCAGTGCGGACATTGAGAAGCTGCGCAAGACGTTGGGGTGAGATTTTTATCTCTTGAGTACACAACGAGAACATGATTTTTTCTCTAACTTTTAGATTGGATAAGCTAACCATTGAAAAGCAGATTGTGACCACTGAAACCAGATTCTCAGATGATAACAGTTTCCTGACGATAGAAGAGTTTTCCAGTAAATTGCATATTCCAGCTGATGATGAATCGACTAAGAAGCTCTTCCGAATATTTGTAAAGGTATGTGGGGTCATTTACCTTTAGTTTACATTAGGAAGAGAAAGGTAACAGAAATGTCTtatatttcaacaaaatgtttttttttgtgaactgAGATACAGTAATCtgtataaatgaaattttcatgaaCAAAAAAGTCGGAGTAATCCCGAATATAAATCCTGATTGTTTCAATGAAGGGCCATATTTGCAAAAATGTTAGAGCTGCGGGTTCTCACAACACATGGGACTTGAGTTATTGGGACAGCAAACGACTATCTGACAACAGATAGCTTTATACTGTCCTCAGCATACTTGTAGTTACTTAGACCTACAATTTAGAGCTACTTCATATATAATTAATTGAGAAGTCCTTTCATTTGTCCTCAAAGTCTTTCAGTTGTCCTCGTTTTGTAAAGAGGAAAAAATGAGACGGATGGTGGCAAGATTTGCGATGTGTTACCATCTGCGTAGGCCTAAGGCCATACCAGTCTTGCAAAAAGTCTGTTGGGAAGCAGCACGACCATCAACTTTTAACGATTCATATCGGTTCAACAAGAAGCGATGAACTATCAATCAGCAGGGCTTGAATTGTGaaacctcaaacgaacgaagcaacaacaaaaaacacccGCTGTGAAAACTTTGTTTGACATATCTGAATGAGAGACCTGTATTGGAGAGAagctggatgcgtgagagtatacgctactgagcagaccagttcCCTTGCTAGATAAAttgcctgtgctctcagtcacagtcaacacatgaactaagcaatccatgacaattcaatgaaatgaagggttcactctcgttagtactgtacgagaatgaagaactttgcttcacggcgtgctacaagatgcGAAGCACGGCCATATAGACAATATTCAAGGtgttttttttagtgtaggtttacagaaatcctTTTTGAACATAACGTTTGTACTCCAAGACCCAATTTGATCACacttcaaaaatatttcaaactgtgtttagcataaaatttgcatttgagcccgttttcaaaacgatcaatttgtttcttggaagTTTATAATGTGTATATACCCTAGAAATACAAAAAGTAATGTTTATTCAATTGATATTCATCggactaaaagttatgaatctagttttctcataggcatcttcaatatgagaaccgttcatcaaatgctaacctcatgaagcatacctcatcagctggcgcacatcttcatgaactaatgaacgaacgaagcagctctccttgcttggaTTGCGCTGTACATTCTACctaacatacgaatgtgtgtgaatagcacagagggtaaaactcttttgttaatattcgttTGCTTCCATTTGCAAGCCCTGTCCATCAGTAGTCAACGAAATGAAAGAAATTTCCTCGGACATAGGGTTCGAACTTTCTAACTTTCTTCTCCCGGGTTTTCTAGAACTGTTCTTCCATATTTACTTGGTTGGTCTAAAATACGGCATTCAGTTTTATTGCACTCAGTCCGATCATTTGCTCACTAagtcatctttttccagaaattaGTTCACAGTATGCTACTGATACTTTTTTGATAAACAGCCTTCGTCATTTTTACTCTTAATTAATTGtgcacaattttcacaaattctcaTGAATTCGTCGAAATTTGTAAGACAGAAAGTTAGATCTAGTAATAATATCGCGATGTTTAAAAAAAGGAATAGAAATAGTTTTGTAGACACCGTTTGCTGTTCGAGAAGAGATCACAAATTTCTTCTTCTATACAAATTGCTTTTCAAATTAAAACTATGACTGTTTTGATGATATTCGACATTTAAACTTGCTAACACAGTTATACGCATAAAAATATGATACTTTGTTGACTTTACACCAATATTTGATGTATTTGTAATGTTTAACTCATCAAGTCGAGAGAAAGCATTTGATATAGATTGGGAGTTGGGACAAAACGATGAATTCGCATTTTAAAGCAATGTTAATTCACCGTGGTTTTATGTCATTTCAATTTAGTGTGCTGTTACGCAGGAGCTCTTTtgaccagcgctgccaactttaccgatttctcggtatttataccgatttttggactcgatacaggaatacagatatgctcagtcaaaataccgatatttcaattttcatacagataaataccgattttcagtttttgtgttggattccataggggtaaaccaggtcgagcggCCTTGTTGgacgcaaaatcagtttccgcactaaatcgatgtttgattcttcgcaaagacatcatattaacaagctatccagctctcacatttcccgaacaaatcattggtaacatccttttttgagaacatggtgccctcaggcaagtccgcatcgaatctcgtacatagaagcaggggagagaaatgtcaaattcgtgcgcgccaaaatagcaccactgaacacccatacaattgacatgatatgttgaatgtgatgccgtgcgatggcgttgttgaactgaagattgatttcgctccaagctgacagggtctgttcTTCGAGAAAGATAGATTTTTCcggcaaatacagatttttggaaaaaacagttgacagcactgcttTTGACACAGTTATAATTCGGTAGTAAGCAATGCCCAGGATTTTGCCGAATCGTTTTTCTGCTTATCGTTTTTACAGCTGGTACATTTTTTGGGTATAAGTCATGGAAGAATTTTTGTTAGCTTCTCTGAATCTGAAGATAAGAATCGAGTGGCATGAAGCCAACTCCATTCTCTATTACTGTTGAGGTAAATTTCCAAGGGGCTCGTTAACATGACAATCACAATTCATTATAAAACTTTTATCTAGCGAAAAAAGTGATGAATAGGCGAATGGCGATTAATCAAAAATAACATTTTCATTTCActacttttttttacaaaaaagtcGATGATTTACTGAAATTccgtgagatttttttttgcaatcagTAAAGATTATATGACATTTCATGATTCAAGACTTGATCACAAGACttattctgaatgttgtcagtTTGGCTTGAGTCAAACTTAATTTTGACCAAGacattttgatttaaaaaaaaaacaaattgaaataaagAGATATAGTTTTCGATTTGTTCTatcgaaataaagtgtaacatgCATTGTTGACATTTCTGCTATTCTTCTGGGTTGAAGCAAAGGATCAATATTTGCATAACATCCTGCATTTAGAAGCACAATTTGATCCACGTAATAAACTATTCCATGTATAATCCAAACCGTTTGATGATATCCTGTATAGTCAGTTCGCGGTATTCGTTTATGCAGGATTATATACTATATGGAATAAGAAGTCCCGGgtctaacaaaaattcaattttttaccgtgaatttttttttacttttcattataatctccatctagaacgatacacttgacccatcagTCCTCCAACGTTTTGATGTTCttaaaaaaattgtcaatgtctaaaaaataggcttccgtttctgcaatgacttaggcattcgacgaaaatttccttACCTGAATAAACCTTTTCAGgtgttggaaatagataatagtcgctgggggccatgtCTGGAGAATAcaggggatggtggaccaacccgtaccgcaaatcattcaatttcaccgttgcttttatgcatgaatgcgctggtgcATCCTTGTCCAAAGCttcatgaaaactagaactcgtctgacacggtcagctgttattcaaacactggtGGATAGATTGTGGATAGTGGTGGATTTGGTGTTGGGCCATCTGCAGGCCATCTTTTTATTCCATGTGGTATTATTCCGTTCCAATTGAGCATTAAATCCCTCAATTCGAGCGCCATAAATCTTATTAGTGAAGATTCTTCATCGGTTGAAACATTACAACATCAAAAGATTCTTGAAAACATCAGAAGATCAGCTCACTTAGacaaaacaatgcgcatctCTCACCCATTGTTAAATTTCTTGAAATTAGCTCTATAGTTAGCTATATACACTCCAATCAAAGTGAGAATATTAAGGTATTATTAGCACTCAGTTAAGTCTTCTGATAAGCCGGATAGTTGAATGCATAATTCTCTCTAAAATCAAGATCTTTTTTCCCGAAACTAAAACTGCATCCGACGGGGAATGCATTCAAGGTGGTAACGAGCTCTGTAATTTGTTCCAGAGGTGCTGAATTGTTAGAGTCTTTCTGGCGATCCATTTTCGCAAATTGTCATTTTTCCTGTTCCTTTTTTCATACTATCGTATACTGTGCAGTACGATATTcaaagtagagatggtcgggttagCTTATTTCTCAAACCCAAACCCGGCCCGTACCCGACCGAAATTAAACTTTTCGAATACTCGAGATCCGATCCAATACACGTTAAAAATGTCACTCGAACCCGACAAACATGTTTTTTCATAGCCAAACTTTacagattttcattatatcgaagaaataatgagaaatgtaaattcgactgattctccctgcagacgttattTTGGTTTCGTCCTGTCGTAGGGGAACGAGTGGCGTaggcattgatactctcttttatTGCAGTGGGAGACGAACATGCtttgtctctcttcgtttgttttggatgtgatcatttacgaatgagacagcaaAGATCGAATATgtggctgttggattggattattttattgaaaatacgtgacaattcTAAACTCTGTTCCAGGGTTAACTAAACACCGATAACTGTCGTAGATGAATGGCAGTTAATTTATGCCGTGAACGTGTGTAACCTAATTAGGTTCTACACgagcatgacataacctcacaaaatctaCTGAATGAACATCATTTGATAGCTgacggtggtttgtttacatattcatTCGAATTTGAATACGTGTAAACCTTGTGTACAGTTCAACACAAGTATTGACAAGTGAAATAATCACAGAATGTATTTAAAGTTATAgtctttcaaatttcattttgagTTTTTGAGAATGCACCACTTTGTGTTCCAAATAgtgaaaaattatgaatttacaACAAGACTGAAAATCGCCACCGTTTGTAATTCTGGTTGGAATGATTTCTGTCATCGAGTTGCTTTTCATGATTAATCATTCGAACTGGATTGATTGGCTGCTCTATCGCTAGTCGttattaaaataatataacttGAATAGTTTAATCATCATCCCTATATATAAGAGTGTTAATGGCAGTATACTGATTTGATTT
This genomic window from Malaya genurostris strain Urasoe2022 chromosome 1, Malgen_1.1, whole genome shotgun sequence contains:
- the LOC131425791 gene encoding lysophosphatidylcholine acyltransferase isoform X2, whose amino-acid sequence is MESTASVDNGLRKPEPTGANADPAPVPVRNRSPKQPKEIHYVNPFVHKLIWDDPVDKIKTAFLTVFLLPFRVILILICLVIAWTLANIGLYGLSRDELRTKPLSGWRRRMKWLLSQCAIAMYSFAGLGIMTRGRKASRAEAPVLVVSPHSSFLDAVIIYLTGLTSPLVRNADANLGKLIDYAQPIYVCREDPNSRQNTIKEIIERANSKEDWPQILIFPEGTCTNRTSLIQFKPGAFYPAVPIQPVLVRYPNKVDTVTWTWEGPDAFHLLWRTLTQFHTFCEIEFLPVYIPNEEEKRDPKLYARNVRNLMARELGIPISDYTFDDCKLMTFVKNVNMPYAAFSADIEKLRKTLGLDKLTIEKQIVTTETRFSDDNSFLTIEEFSSKLHIPADDESTKKLFRIFVKPPRMDVIDFREYLLLSLFLVTLYSPKLNFVKVLFQLYGEDGKVSRQSFFETLQYLVKINQQEVDSIFVMADNENLGRISFEQFSEVVDKFPVIHKKLQKNNDPNNLRLT